A region of the bacterium genome:
GTATTTTTATATTATGCTTAAGATATGAAGAAAGTTTTTTTGTTTTTCTTATGTGTAACATTTAACCTTTGCTGCGATGACAGGATAATTGCAAAGGTAGAGGACGAGATAATTACCCAGAGAGAACTCTCTTATGAAAAAAAGGACATTGGAGCAATAATTGACAACATCCTTCTTCAAAAGAAAGCAGCTGAATTAGGAATTGTGGTTTCTGATACCCTGATTCTTGAGAGAATAGAAGGGATAAAAAACTCGTTTTCTTCTCCCTCTTTGTTCAAAGAGGCTTTGCAAGCACAGGGAATAGATGAGTCCTGTTTAAAATTAAGAATAAAAAATGATATATTACGGGCAAGGCTTATAAACCTTTTTAAGGAAAGGATAAGGATAGCTGAAGATGAGCTTCTTTTAAATTTTGATAGGTATCAAAATGAGGTTTGTGTTGATTTTGTCGAAGCAGAAAATGAAAAAGATGCTCAAGAGGCATTCCTTAAGCTTACAAAATTTGGAACAACAGGTTTAGAAATTAAAAATACCGGATTTTTTTGCTATCCTGAGATGCAGGAGGAATTTTCAAAACAGGCATTCAGTCTTGATGAAGGAAAAATAAGCCACCCATTTAAGGTAGGGAAGAAATTTTATATCATAAAAGGGGGTGAAAAGAGAGAAACAGAAAGCCTTCATTTGGCAAAAATAAGGGATGAGCTTTTTATGGAGGTAAAAGGAAGAATAAGGCAAAAAACA
Encoded here:
- a CDS encoding SurA N-terminal domain-containing protein encodes the protein MKKVFLFFLCVTFNLCCDDRIIAKVEDEIITQRELSYEKKDIGAIIDNILLQKKAAELGIVVSDTLILERIEGIKNSFSSPSLFKEALQAQGIDESCLKLRIKNDILRARLINLFKERIRIAEDELLLNFDRYQNEVCVDFVEAENEKDAQEAFLKLTKFGTTGLEIKNTGFFCYPEMQEEFSKQAFSLDEGKISHPFKVGKKFYIIKGGEKRETESLHLAKIRDELFMEVKGRIRQKTKDETRDDLQYEILGLIEEKLKEKRLEEYLSQFIKELRKEAYIKIAN